The Narcine bancroftii isolate sNarBan1 chromosome 6, sNarBan1.hap1, whole genome shotgun sequence genome window below encodes:
- the LOC138736584 gene encoding uncharacterized protein isoform X1: MQQKIIFACYQYFHSQCYYLRRLQAHTKTQEPLVRELLFADDAALVAHSEPALQRLMSCFAEMFGLEVSLKKTEVLHQPTPHHDYQPPHISIGHTKLKTVNQFTYLGCTISSDARIDKKIDNRLTKANSAFGRLHKRVWKNNQLKSLTKISVYKAVVIPTFLFGSESWVLYRHHLRLLEHFHQRCLRSILNIHWSDFIPNIEGLEMAEADSIESTLLKIQLRWVGHVSRMEDHRLPKIVLYGELSTSHHVRGAPKKRYKDCLKKSLGACHIDHRQWADIASNRASWCLTVRRAATSFEEDHRAHLTDKRQRRKNPTPNSNQQIFPCNRCNRVCLSRIGLVNHKRACS; this comes from the exons ATGCAACAGAA GATCATATTTGCCTGTTACCAATATTTCCATAGTCAGTGCTATtatttgaggcgcctgcaagctcacaccaagacacaagagccacttgtccgtgaactactctttgcagacgatgctgctttagttgcccattcagagccagctcttcagcgcttgatgtcctgctttgcagaaatgtttggcctggaagtcagcctgaagaaaactgaggtcctccatcagccaactccccaccatgactaccagcccccccacatctccatcgggcacacaaaactcaaaacggtcaaccagtttacctatctcggctgcaccatttcatcagatgcaaggattgacaaaaagatagacaatagactcaccaaggcaaatagcgcctttggaagactacacaaaagagtctggaaaaacaaccaactgaaaagcctcacaaagataagcgtatacaaagctgttgtcatacccacattcctgttcggctccgaatcatgggtcctctatcggcatcacctacggctcctagaacatttccaccagcgttgtctccgctccatcctcaacattcattggagcgacttcatccctaacatcgaaggactcgagatggcagaggccgacagcattgaatccacactgttgaagatccaactgcgctgggtaggtcacgtctccagaatggaggaccatcgccttcccaagatcgtgttgtatggcgagctctccactagccatcatgtcagaggtgcaccaaagaagaggtacaaggactgcctaaagaaatctcttggtgcctgccacattgaccaccgccagtgggctgatatcgcctcaaaccgtgcatcttggtgcctcacagttcggcgggcagcaacctcctttgaagaagaccacagagcacacctcactgacaaaagacaaaggaggaaaaacccaacacccaactccaaccaacaaattttcccctgcaaccgctgcaaccgtgtctgcctgtcccgcatcggacttgtcaaccacaaacgagcctgcagctga
- the LOC138736584 gene encoding uncharacterized protein isoform X5, with translation MSCFAEMFGLEVSLKKTEVLHQPTPHHDYQPPHISIGHTKLKTVNQFTYLGCTISSDARIDKKIDNRLTKANSAFGRLHKRVWKNNQLKSLTKISVYKAVVIPTFLFGSESWVLYRHHLRLLEHFHQRCLRSILNIHWSDFIPNIEGLEMAEADSIESTLLKIQLRWVGHVSRMEDHRLPKIVLYGELSTSHHVRGAPKKRYKDCLKKSLGACHIDHRQWADIASNRASWCLTVRRAATSFEEDHRAHLTDKRQRRKNPTPNSNQQIFPCNRCNRVCLSRIGLVNHKRACS, from the coding sequence atgtcctgctttgcagaaatgtttggcctggaagtcagcctgaagaaaactgaggtcctccatcagccaactccccaccatgactaccagcccccccacatctccatcgggcacacaaaactcaaaacggtcaaccagtttacctatctcggctgcaccatttcatcagatgcaaggattgacaaaaagatagacaatagactcaccaaggcaaatagcgcctttggaagactacacaaaagagtctggaaaaacaaccaactgaaaagcctcacaaagataagcgtatacaaagctgttgtcatacccacattcctgttcggctccgaatcatgggtcctctatcggcatcacctacggctcctagaacatttccaccagcgttgtctccgctccatcctcaacattcattggagcgacttcatccctaacatcgaaggactcgagatggcagaggccgacagcattgaatccacactgttgaagatccaactgcgctgggtaggtcacgtctccagaatggaggaccatcgccttcccaagatcgtgttgtatggcgagctctccactagccatcatgtcagaggtgcaccaaagaagaggtacaaggactgcctaaagaaatctcttggtgcctgccacattgaccaccgccagtgggctgatatcgcctcaaaccgtgcatcttggtgcctcacagttcggcgggcagcaacctcctttgaagaagaccacagagcacacctcactgacaaaagacaaaggaggaaaaacccaacacccaactccaaccaacaaattttcccctgcaaccgctgcaaccgtgtctgcctgtcccgcatcggacttgtcaaccacaaacgagcctgcagctga